In Candidatus Tiamatella incendiivivens, the sequence TAAGAGAACTGCTTACACGGTACTCTACAGTATCTTAAACAACTGGCTTGTGCTTGCCGCCCCGTTTATACCGTTTATAACAGAGAAATTATACCGGGAACTCGTGTATAAGTCAGGGGATGGCTTCGAATCAGTTCACTTAGAAAACATTCCCTCATATGAGAGGAGGTTCATTAACGAAGAAATTGAGGAAGCTATGAACCTCGCCAAAGAAATAATTGAGGCAGCCCTGGCAGCTAGAATGAAGGCTGGAATAAAGATTAGAAGACCTGTTAAAAAAATATTGCTCTCACCCATAGATAACAGCATTATAACAAAGTTAGAGCCGGTGAGGCAGATAGTTCTAGAGGTGGTTAATGCTAAGCGTTTTGAAGTTGTTGGCGAAGGATTTATCGAGTCGCAGATTGTGAAAAGCGTAGAGCCTAACTACAGTGCCATAGGCCCCGAGTTCAAGAAGAAGAGTAAGAAAATTGCTGCTATAATTAAAGAGAAGAGCCGTGAAATAGCTGATAGCATAGTAAACAATGGTTATTATACTGTCGAGCTGGGCGGAGGGGAAACGCGTTTAGAGCCTAGACATGTTAAAATAAAAGCTGAATATCCCACCTGGCTTAGCGTGGAGGCTTCCAAAGTAGGCCTGGTAGCAATAGACTCCAGATTAGATGAAACCGAAATACTTGAAGGGCTAGCCAGGGAGATTGTAAGAAGAGTTCAGTTTATGAGGAAAGAAATGGGGTTAGGCGTAGAGGATAGCATCAAGGTTTCAGTTACAACTGATGACCCCCTAATCTCCAAGGCAATCAACGAATACCGTAACTATTTAATGAGGGAGGTTAGAGCAATAGAAATCGCAGATAACCCTCTCAATGGGCATAGGAAGGAATGGGATATTGACGGTGTAAAGGTTACTATAGCCATAGAACAGTCATAGTGAAGGATGCTACCTATGGAGAAAGAGAAAATAGCATTCACTCCCACGGAGATTAAAACATACTTTTACTGCCCTCGACTGTACTTTTTCGAGTTATATATCAAGGAGAAACCTTCTATTAAACGCAGGATTAGAATAGCTTTAGGTTCTCTCTATCACATTCTGAAGAAATATATCAGTATTCTCAGAGGTAGGGAAGCTGAAAAGACTATCTCCGTAGAGCTAGGGAACTACGTTTTAACAGGGCGAATGGATGCTTTAGAGATTCGTGAACAGGAAGTAATCATCCATGAATATAAGAGTGGAAAAGGCCCCCGCGAAGGAGCTTGGCTATCCGACTATATGCAAGCCTTAACATATGCTTTTATCAATATAAGAAAAGGCAGTAACAATGTTAGAATAGAACTACATTACAGAGCTAAAACCGTTAACTTCACCGTTGACTCTGAGTCGGTAGAATTATTGCTGAAAGCCCTTAGTGATATGTACTTAGTGAAGAAATATGGCGTTTTTCCCGATCCCAATCCTACTCCTCGCAAATGCTCAAAGTGCCCTTATAGGAAGACATGTGAAAAGTTGTCAGAAGACGATGCCTTGGGTTCCTGGGTCAAGGAGATTAGCCCTGTTCATAAACTCAAGTAAAGTAGTTTAATATTATAGCCTCCGGTTTTTAGATAAACTCTGATAATATAATTAAAGACATAGGAGATGAACGCTGTATGGAAGATATTCTTGAAAGGAAGGTTGCCGAACTTTATGGAAGCATAATAAAACAGAGGACTCCTATTAGAAATCCTCATCTAGCATTGGAGGTCTTGGAGAAGGAATATAAGCTTGTGGTAGATGAGAGAATAGTTACACTTACATTTGCCGCTTTCTATAATGGGCGGCCTGTGCTTTTTGAGGGCCCCCCAGGTACTGGTAAAACTGAAATAGGGTATGCATTACTTGAACTGTGGTCTGGAAAGCAGCCCTTCATTCTCCCATGTAGCGAAAACTATGATGAATATAGGGTTATAGGCGATTTCCATCCATTAATGGCTATGAAACTAGGCTTTAACGAGGAATCCTTCACACCCCGTCCTTTATTATCAGCATTACTGCTTGATACTGGAATCCTTATTGACGAGGTTAGACGGAGTAGCGAGGAGTTCCAAAATATGGTTTTAGATATTATTGATAAAAGAAGGATAATAATACCGGAATTGAAAAGATATTATAAAGCAAATGAATTAGGGTTCCAAGTAATTTTTACAAGCAACCCTGAGGATATTGGCCAGAACGAGCTAAGTGATGCTTTTCTAAGAAGGGTTATTAGATTGGAGTTCGATTACCCTCCATCCAACATTGAGGAAAGGATCATGGAGTTGCGGGCACTAAGTAAGCCTATTCTAGGAGGAGATGTCCTATCGTTCATGTCTGAAGTGATAGAGATGCTTAGAAAGTCCCCAGCACTATATAAACCTGGGACTTCAGATCTTGTCGAATGGGGGAGGCTCTCACAGATAATTGCCCAGCTTTACGAGAGAGAGAAAGTTACAATAGAGGATGCTATTGAGGCTGCCTATGCTGTTTTACTCAAAAGATTAGAGGATAATGAACTTGTTGAAAAGACTCTGAGAGATGCGGGGAGCCATATTGACCTCTGATACCTGGAAATATATAGATACTAGTAGAGTAAGTCCTAGAGAAGCTATAATTTTCTCTAGATTAATAGAGACATATGCTGTTTTGCAGGATTTAGAAGGGAAAGTTAGGGAGAGAGATTTAAATCTAATATGCGAATCTATTGGCATATGTACTGGAACGCCTAGAGAACCCGAGAAGCTTAATGATCCTGAAGCACTGATTGAACAAGGCCTCTCGATACTGGGACTACGTTATGGTGATTGCTTCAGGAGGAGAGATGTCTATAGATCTCCTGATCCTAGGAAATCTGTTTCACTTTTCGTGCTTCTAAAACGTCTTGGTGTAATCCGAGAAACTAGGTCTGGATTGCACAGAGTTTTAGATAAAAGAGAAATCCAAAGGTTGGTTAAACAATTCCGAAGAAATAATCGGTCTTTGAATAAGATAGTTGGAGAATCACAAGTTGGATGGAGTAGAGATGATCTTTTAATGGAGGCAGAAATTAAGAGTGATCTTAGTACCTATTTATCATACATGGATAATAAGAAGCTCCTAGATGTTTTGTCTGCAAGAATTAGGAAGAGAGACTGGAAGACAACTAGTAAAATAATTAAGGAATTAAATTCGAGAATAAATAAATTGAGCAGTAGAGAAATTTCGAGACTAGCACATGAAGTAGAAAACAATCCTAGAATAGCTGATAATAAACTGCTTGAAAACTTGCTGAAAAGAAAACCATCACTTACAAACAAATTAATAAGAAACCGTGAAAAAGCCAAGGCTATTGGGAATCAAATGCAAGGAACAGAGTTGGCAGCCGGTTATACAAGAAACATGGGGGGATCACCATCCTTTTCGACGTATCTTCGAAGATATCTTGAAACTGGCAACCTAGGATATTTAGATATGGCCTTATCGTCTGTTCGAGAAGATAATAACTATCCACTATATGACAGACTAGTCAAGTATATTGAGACGGGGGAAGACAGTGAACCTATAAAAGTACTTAGCCTAGCATACAGCTTGCTCTACCCAGAGACAGATGTTATTGCAAGTATTATTTCTAGTAAAAGCGTTAAGCGGAGGCTACTTCATTTTCTGCAGGATAGAATACTTGTAGAGGCAAAGGCTGGTAGAAAGAAAACGTCAAAGAAAACCTATACAGACTCGGGTAATAGCGGGCGCCTTGATGTGAGGAGAAGCTCATTCCGTTTAGCTAGATTCCATAATAAGCCACTCCTCTACAGAAGAAATGTTAGAAAGCATGGTGCTATTCTTGTCGTAGATACTAGTGGGAGTCTTTCACAGTTTTCAGGAGAGGTTATACTTTACTCATCACTATTTTCAAAATTAATTGAAACCCTCGTAGTATTCTCCGATAAATCCCAGGTATTCAAGTGTAGGAAGAAATGCAGAATTGACTCTATACTAGATAAACTGGCCTTTGGTGGCAATACAAACCTGGTCAACGCCCTGGAAACAGCGTTCGGTTTATCCAGGTACTATAGAAAAATCATAGTCATTAGTGACCTCAAACACAACGTTAGTGATAAAGGGTTACTTGTGAAGAGAGTAGGAGAAATACTGGCAAGGCAAAGGAAAATTGTTTTTCTTCTAGTAGGGGATTACGATAAGAGAACTTCAGCGATTTTAGCAGATACCGGTGCTAAATTAATCTTTCCAGGAGACGTTAGGAGGCTTAAGAGAATTCTTTATAGAGAGCTCCTATCCCATTGATCTAAGGGATTAACAATTTTAAAGGGATCTACTTATATTTGGTGTTAGAGCAGTGGTTGGATATAAGGGTGTGGAATAATTGAGCATGCAGGAAATACCGGCTGAATGGAAGAAATTCGCCTACAGGGGGAAGTCGCTAGAAGAACTCTTTAACATGTCTATGGACGAGTTCGTTAAGATGCTGCCCTCGAGGCAACGCAGAAGCCTCCGCAGAGGTTTCACTCAGGCTCAGATCAAGCTTCTTCTAAAGGTCAGGAAAGCTAGGCAAAAAATTGCTCAAGGCAAGAAGGTTGTGGTAAAAACCCATGTAAGGGATATGATCATTCTACCGGAAATGATTGGAGTAACAATCGCCGTATATAATGGCAAGGAGTATGTGCCCATTAGAATTATACCCGAAATGGTTGGCCATTATCTAGGAGAGTTTAGCCCGTCAACTAAGATCGTCCAGCACGGAGAACCAGGGTTGAAAGCTACGAGGTCAAGTCTACACATAGCCCAAAAGTGAGGTGGATATAGGTGCCTGTATGGGAGTATTCTTTTAAAGCAAGAGACGAGTCTAACCTGGCCAGGGCTGTGCTTAAAGATGTACCAGTACACCCGAAAGTTATGTATGAAGTCTTGAACACCGTAAGAGGTAAGCCTCTAGATGAAGCTATGGACTTCTTGGAACGAGTAATAGAGAAAAAAGAAGCAGTTCCATTTAGGAGGTACCGTGGAAAGCAAGCCCATAAAAAAGGTCTAGGTGCAAAATGGGGCTGGTCTGCCGGTAGATACCCTGTTAAAGCAGCTACATATATTTTGAAGCTATTAAGGAACGTTGAGAATAATGCTGACGTCAAGGGTCTAGATATAGAGAGGCTAAGGATCAAACATATTGCAGCTCATAAAGGAATGGTGATAAAAAGATGGATGCCCCGGGCTTACGGTAGGTCAAGCCCGAAATACAAGATTAGTAGCCACGTGGAGGTTGTTGTAGAAGAGGTGCGATGATTTGGTGTTGATTAAGAGGTACTTTATAAAGCAAGCCATGCAGAAAACAATGATAGATGAGTATCTTGCAAAGCAGTTTGCAAGAGCCCGGTACAGTGGAGTTGACATAGTTCAAACACCTATAGGTACTAGGGTCACTATTTTTGCTGAGAGACCGGCTCTCATAATAGGAGCTAGAGGAGCTACTGTCAGAAAGATAACACAAGTCCTTGAGAGGATCTTTCACCTACCTAATCCGCAGATATCTGTTATGAACGTAGAAAACCCTGATCTTGACGCTAGAGTCAATGCCTTCAGAATAGCTAGCAATATAGAAAAAGGATATCATTTCCGCCGTGTG encodes:
- the cas4 gene encoding CRISPR-associated protein Cas4; its protein translation is MEKEKIAFTPTEIKTYFYCPRLYFFELYIKEKPSIKRRIRIALGSLYHILKKYISILRGREAEKTISVELGNYVLTGRMDALEIREQEVIIHEYKSGKGPREGAWLSDYMQALTYAFINIRKGSNNVRIELHYRAKTVNFTVDSESVELLLKALSDMYLVKKYGVFPDPNPTPRKCSKCPYRKTCEKLSEDDALGSWVKEISPVHKLK
- a CDS encoding MoxR family ATPase produces the protein MEDILERKVAELYGSIIKQRTPIRNPHLALEVLEKEYKLVVDERIVTLTFAAFYNGRPVLFEGPPGTGKTEIGYALLELWSGKQPFILPCSENYDEYRVIGDFHPLMAMKLGFNEESFTPRPLLSALLLDTGILIDEVRRSSEEFQNMVLDIIDKRRIIIPELKRYYKANELGFQVIFTSNPEDIGQNELSDAFLRRVIRLEFDYPPSNIEERIMELRALSKPILGGDVLSFMSEVIEMLRKSPALYKPGTSDLVEWGRLSQIIAQLYEREKVTIEDAIEAAYAVLLKRLEDNELVEKTLRDAGSHIDL
- a CDS encoding 30S ribosomal protein S19 translates to MQEIPAEWKKFAYRGKSLEELFNMSMDEFVKMLPSRQRRSLRRGFTQAQIKLLLKVRKARQKIAQGKKVVVKTHVRDMIILPEMIGVTIAVYNGKEYVPIRIIPEMVGHYLGEFSPSTKIVQHGEPGLKATRSSLHIAQK
- a CDS encoding 50S ribosomal protein L22; its protein translation is MPVWEYSFKARDESNLARAVLKDVPVHPKVMYEVLNTVRGKPLDEAMDFLERVIEKKEAVPFRRYRGKQAHKKGLGAKWGWSAGRYPVKAATYILKLLRNVENNADVKGLDIERLRIKHIAAHKGMVIKRWMPRAYGRSSPKYKISSHVEVVVEEVR